In Rhodobacter xanthinilyticus, a single window of DNA contains:
- a CDS encoding DUF2842 domain-containing protein, translated as MSLSYKTRRRLSLLVLVVGLPLYIVAAVSLTGWLDARFGRLPIWAELGVYVGLGFLWMAPLKPVFTGVGREDPDAEK; from the coding sequence ATGAGCCTGTCCTACAAAACCCGCCGCCGCCTGTCGTTGCTCGTTCTGGTGGTCGGCTTGCCGCTTTATATCGTGGCCGCGGTCAGCCTGACGGGCTGGCTCGATGCGCGCTTCGGGCGGCTGCCGATCTGGGCGGAACTTGGCGTCTATGTCGGGCTCGGTTTCCTGTGGATGGCGCCGCTCAAGCCGGTGTTCACCGGAGTCGGCCGCGAAGACCCGGACGCCGAAAAGTAA
- a CDS encoding adenylosuccinate synthase, whose product MANVVVVGAQWGDEGKGKIVDWLSSRADVIARFQGGHNAGHTLVIDGKVYKLNALPSGVVRGGKLSVIGNGVVLDPWHLVTEIAKIREQGVEISPETLMVAENTPLIMPYHGELDRAREAQAADSKAKIGTTGRGIGPCYEDKVGRRVIRVADLADPATLELRVDRALVHHNALRAGLGLEPIDRDALIAELNKIAPEILQYAAPVWKVMNEMRRAGKRILFEGAQGSLLDIDFGTYPYVTSSNVIAGQAATGVGLGPNAIDFVLGIVKAYTTRVGEGPFPTELKDADGERLGTRGHEFGTVTGRKRRCGWFDAALVRQTCAISGINGIALTKLDVLDGFETIKICTGYELDGVVLDYLPTAADQQARCTPVYEEVEGWSQSTEGARSWADLPGAAVKYVRRIEELIGCPVAMLSTSPERDDTILVTDPFAD is encoded by the coding sequence ATGGCCAATGTCGTGGTGGTCGGCGCCCAATGGGGCGACGAAGGCAAGGGCAAGATCGTTGACTGGCTGTCGAGCCGTGCCGATGTGATCGCGCGGTTCCAAGGCGGTCACAACGCGGGCCATACGCTCGTCATCGACGGCAAGGTCTACAAGCTGAACGCGCTGCCCTCGGGGGTCGTGCGCGGCGGCAAGCTGTCGGTGATCGGCAACGGTGTCGTGCTCGACCCGTGGCACCTCGTCACCGAGATCGCCAAGATCCGCGAACAGGGCGTCGAGATCAGCCCCGAGACGCTGATGGTGGCGGAAAACACCCCCCTCATCATGCCCTATCACGGCGAGCTCGACCGCGCCCGCGAGGCGCAGGCCGCCGACAGCAAGGCGAAGATCGGCACCACCGGCCGCGGCATCGGGCCCTGCTATGAAGACAAGGTCGGGCGTCGGGTGATCCGCGTCGCCGACCTCGCCGACCCGGCCACGCTGGAACTCCGCGTCGATCGCGCGCTCGTCCACCACAACGCGCTGCGCGCAGGCCTCGGCCTCGAGCCGATCGACCGCGATGCGCTGATCGCCGAGCTCAACAAGATCGCGCCCGAAATCCTGCAATATGCCGCGCCGGTCTGGAAAGTGATGAACGAGATGCGCCGCGCCGGCAAACGCATCCTCTTCGAGGGCGCGCAGGGCTCGCTGCTCGACATCGATTTCGGCACCTACCCCTATGTGACCTCCTCGAACGTGATCGCGGGCCAGGCGGCCACCGGCGTAGGCCTCGGGCCGAACGCCATCGATTTCGTCCTCGGCATCGTCAAGGCCTACACGACCCGCGTCGGCGAAGGCCCGTTCCCGACCGAGCTGAAGGATGCCGATGGCGAGCGGCTGGGCACGCGCGGCCATGAATTCGGCACCGTCACCGGGCGCAAGCGCCGCTGCGGCTGGTTCGATGCCGCGCTCGTGCGCCAGACCTGCGCGATCTCGGGGATCAACGGCATTGCTCTGACGAAACTCGATGTGCTCGACGGGTTCGAGACGATCAAGATCTGCACGGGCTATGAGCTCGACGGCGTGGTGCTCGATTACCTGCCCACCGCCGCCGACCAACAGGCGCGCTGCACCCCGGTCTATGAAGAGGTCGAGGGCTGGTCGCAATCGACCGAGGGCGCGCGCAGCTGGGCCGATCTGCCCGGCGCCGCGGTGAAATATGTCCGCCGCATCGAGGAGCTGATCGGCTGCCCGGTCGCGATGCTCTCGACGAGCCCCGAGCGCGACGACACGATCCTCGTCACCGACCCCTTCGCGGATTGA